The following coding sequences lie in one Pseudomonas monsensis genomic window:
- a CDS encoding TnsA endonuclease N-terminal domain-containing protein, whose translation MTRSLSGVFPFRGQGIYYESGLERDFIRIWSLSPEVVALVSQPVQIPFTAHNRRDYIHTPDFFVQFDDELNLKPLLVEVKPREDWKENWRLWLPKWKAAWRFARDQGWEFHIFDESRIRGIRLKNVEFLQRYRNMALDPKLTEVILEELAMMRRAPFHALLALHFHGHEAIGRSHLWHLIATAQVWTDLDQELNEFSVMRCHDERF comes from the coding sequence ATGACGCGCAGCCTTTCCGGTGTGTTCCCCTTCCGTGGACAGGGTATTTACTACGAGTCGGGTCTTGAGCGTGATTTCATCAGAATCTGGTCGCTCTCCCCGGAAGTGGTCGCACTTGTCTCGCAGCCGGTTCAGATACCGTTCACGGCTCACAATAGGCGTGACTACATCCATACCCCGGACTTCTTCGTTCAGTTCGATGATGAGCTCAACCTGAAACCGCTACTGGTAGAAGTAAAGCCTCGTGAAGACTGGAAAGAGAACTGGCGGCTGTGGTTACCCAAGTGGAAAGCTGCGTGGCGTTTCGCCCGCGATCAGGGGTGGGAATTCCATATCTTCGACGAGTCTCGTATTCGGGGCATCCGACTGAAGAACGTCGAGTTCTTACAGCGTTATCGGAATATGGCGCTGGATCCGAAGCTGACGGAAGTAATTCTGGAGGAGCTAGCGATGATGCGACGGGCGCCATTCCACGCATTGCTGGCATTGCATTTTCATGGTCATGAAGCTATCGGCCGATCCCATCTCTGGCATCTGATTGCCACAGCCCAAGTTTGGACGGATCTCGACCAGGAGCTCAACGAGTTTTCTGTCATGAGGTGCCATGATGAGCGCTTCTGA